The following coding sequences are from one Halorubrum sp. BOL3-1 window:
- a CDS encoding redox-regulated ATPase YchF, with amino-acid sequence MITVALAGKPNAGKSTFYTAATEAEVDVANYPFTTIDANRGVTHVRTRCPCLDREERCGNENCREGKRYVPIELLDVAGLVPGAHEGKGLGNQFLDELTNADAVLNVVDASGATNAEGEPVAAGTRDPLDDVDFVEEEMDLWLAGIVDRNWESVERKSRSPDFDLEETLADMLTGFGATEHDVAAVLRGLEYPEDPKAWTDGDREALARAVRRRTKPIVVVANKVDAAPDGAVDRIREGTDKPVVAATADGELALRRAADAGVVDHDPGDESFEIVGDVSDDQRAGLDALRESTDEHGGTGVQAALNAAVYDLLDRITAYPVQDASKWTDGTGNVLPDAFLLPAGSTPPDLAYSVHSDIGDGYLHAVDARASRRIGEDRELTEGDVVKIVSTAGP; translated from the coding sequence CACGACCATCGACGCCAACCGGGGGGTGACCCACGTCCGGACGCGCTGCCCGTGTCTCGACCGCGAGGAGCGTTGCGGCAACGAGAACTGTCGCGAGGGGAAGCGCTACGTCCCGATCGAACTGCTCGACGTCGCCGGACTCGTCCCCGGCGCCCACGAGGGCAAGGGGCTCGGCAACCAGTTCCTCGACGAGCTGACGAACGCGGACGCCGTGTTGAACGTCGTCGACGCCTCCGGCGCGACGAACGCCGAGGGCGAGCCGGTCGCGGCCGGGACCCGCGACCCCCTCGACGACGTGGACTTCGTCGAGGAGGAGATGGACCTCTGGCTCGCGGGCATCGTCGACCGTAACTGGGAGAGCGTCGAGCGGAAGTCGCGCTCACCCGACTTCGACCTGGAAGAGACCCTCGCGGACATGCTCACCGGCTTCGGCGCGACCGAACACGACGTGGCCGCGGTCCTCCGCGGCCTGGAGTACCCCGAGGACCCGAAGGCGTGGACCGACGGGGACAGGGAGGCGCTCGCGCGGGCGGTCCGCCGCCGCACCAAGCCGATCGTCGTCGTCGCGAACAAGGTCGACGCGGCGCCGGACGGCGCGGTCGACCGGATCCGCGAGGGCACCGACAAGCCCGTGGTCGCGGCGACCGCCGACGGCGAACTCGCCTTGCGCCGCGCCGCGGACGCCGGCGTCGTCGACCACGACCCGGGCGACGAGTCGTTCGAGATCGTGGGCGACGTCTCGGACGACCAGCGCGCCGGTCTCGACGCCCTCCGCGAGTCGACGGACGAACACGGCGGGACGGGAGTTCAGGCGGCGCTGAACGCGGCCGTCTACGACCTGCTCGACCGGATCACGGCCTACCCGGTTCAGGACGCCAGCAAGTGGACGGACGGGACGGGAAACGTCCTCCCGGACGCGTTCCTCCTGCCCGCGGGGTCGACTCCGCCTGACCTCGCGTACTCTGTCCACTCGGACATCGGGGACGGGTACCTCCACGCGGTCGACGCGCGCGCCTCGCGCCGGATCGGGGAGGACCGCGAGCTGACAGAGGGCGACGTGGTCAAGATCGTCTCGACCGCTGGTCCGTGA
- a CDS encoding amidohydrolase family protein, with translation MLGLEHDFRIVDTRATLDPDESSVATHGRDISPERLEREMLQAGIVRAVASPGQRAAGRSYLRANNAVARLSIDRPFVAFARLNGPRDPGTGPASVVRNLRAERDDHHARPDDVEQYSYDDRFHGFTLAPHVDGLPNEDVLSRLEDADLPLFVHAGREFPPEAVETELLGYDLPLVLGSFGGYPLDAELMNRTLDLLDEHDRVYVDTSAVRYREVLERGVLEHPDRVLFGSGAPDVHPNVGVMEVLTLDVSEDLMARVLAKNPARLVPALAEGADV, from the coding sequence ATGCTCGGCCTCGAACACGACTTCCGGATAGTCGACACCCGCGCGACCCTCGACCCCGACGAGTCGTCGGTCGCCACCCACGGGCGGGACATCTCCCCGGAGCGGCTGGAACGCGAGATGCTTCAAGCGGGGATCGTCCGCGCGGTCGCGAGCCCGGGCCAGCGCGCCGCCGGACGGAGCTACCTCCGCGCGAACAACGCAGTCGCACGCCTGTCGATCGACCGCCCGTTCGTCGCGTTCGCCCGCCTCAACGGCCCCCGCGACCCGGGAACGGGACCCGCGTCGGTGGTCCGAAACCTCCGCGCCGAGCGCGACGACCACCACGCCCGACCGGACGACGTCGAGCAGTACTCCTACGACGACCGCTTCCACGGCTTCACGCTCGCTCCCCACGTCGACGGGCTGCCGAACGAGGACGTGCTGTCCCGCTTGGAAGACGCGGACCTCCCGCTGTTCGTCCACGCGGGCCGCGAGTTCCCGCCGGAGGCGGTCGAGACGGAGCTGCTCGGCTACGACCTCCCGCTCGTGTTGGGGAGCTTCGGCGGCTACCCGCTCGACGCCGAGCTGATGAACCGGACGCTCGACCTGCTCGACGAACACGACCGCGTGTACGTCGACACGAGCGCGGTGCGGTACCGCGAGGTGCTCGAACGCGGCGTGTTGGAACACCCCGACCGCGTCCTCTTCGGCTCCGGCGCGCCCGACGTCCACCCGAACGTCGGCGTGATGGAGGTGCTCACGCTCGACGTCTCGGAGGACCTGATGGCCCGCGTCCTCGCGAAGAACCCGGCTCGCCTCGTCCCCGCGCTTGCTGAGGGCGCCGACGTCTGA
- a CDS encoding DUF371 domain-containing protein, whose product MSDETDDPLVEVVRAVGHENVTAEHASTVELTTDDWLTPAGDCIVGVEADRTPRDFAPEFREACRDASATIGATFVVDAGDETLRETVTGRGDPDLALLDDRSMVGRTSDYTDDERTIFVEGDGAAADLDRDLVAALADGADLTLRLEVVPDE is encoded by the coding sequence ATGAGCGACGAGACCGATGACCCCCTCGTCGAGGTCGTCCGCGCGGTCGGCCACGAGAACGTCACCGCCGAACACGCGAGTACCGTCGAACTCACCACAGACGACTGGCTCACCCCTGCCGGCGACTGTATCGTCGGCGTCGAGGCGGACCGGACCCCACGGGATTTCGCCCCGGAGTTCCGCGAGGCGTGTCGCGACGCGAGCGCGACGATCGGGGCGACGTTCGTCGTCGACGCCGGCGACGAGACGCTCCGGGAGACGGTCACGGGTCGCGGGGACCCGGACCTCGCGCTGCTCGACGACCGGTCGATGGTCGGCCGTACCAGCGACTACACCGACGACGAGCGCACGATATTCGTCGAGGGCGACGGGGCCGCCGCCGACCTCGACCGCGACCTCGTGGCCGCGTTGGCCGACGGCGCCGACCTGACGCTCCGGCTCGAAGTGGTCCCCGACGAGTGA
- a CDS encoding CoA pyrophosphatase, whose amino-acid sequence MDLSGLRRHRPRSLAGRREAAVLAPVIARGGDAHLLFTKRAAHLGEHPGQMSFPGGGREPIDRTLTDTALREADEEVGMRSDEVDVVGRIDDTRTSSKYAVRPFVGVAPDREYVPDESEVAEVAILPVDALTDPANYESERRVGHPEYGDHRVHYFHVDGYTVWGVTGQMVVQLLERTTDWRAPSEPDRVVGADAELPI is encoded by the coding sequence ATGGACCTGTCGGGGCTGCGCCGACACAGGCCGCGGTCGCTCGCCGGGCGGCGGGAGGCGGCGGTGCTGGCGCCGGTGATCGCGCGCGGCGGCGACGCTCACCTCCTCTTCACCAAGCGCGCAGCGCATCTCGGTGAACACCCCGGACAGATGAGCTTCCCCGGCGGCGGCCGCGAGCCGATCGACCGGACGCTGACCGACACGGCGCTGCGCGAGGCCGACGAGGAGGTCGGCATGCGGTCGGACGAGGTCGACGTCGTCGGGCGGATCGACGACACGCGCACGTCGAGCAAGTACGCGGTCCGCCCGTTCGTCGGCGTCGCGCCCGACCGCGAGTACGTCCCCGACGAGTCGGAGGTCGCGGAGGTGGCGATCCTCCCCGTCGACGCGCTTACCGACCCCGCGAACTACGAGTCGGAGCGCCGGGTCGGCCACCCGGAGTACGGCGACCACCGCGTTCACTACTTCCACGTCGACGGCTACACGGTCTGGGGCGTGACGGGCCAGATGGTCGTTCAGCTGTTAGAGCGCACGACCGACTGGCGCGCCCCTTCGGAGCCGGACCGGGTGGTCGGGGCGGACGCGGAACTACCGATATAA
- the proS gene encoding proline--tRNA ligase, whose product MSDDDQELGITESKTHNTGEWYAEVVQKAGLADYGPDGMSGFIVTRPRAYAVWERLQGFLDAKFKETGVQNAYFPLFIPESYLEREKDIVEGFDPEVAWVDEAGNEELEERLAVRPTSESIITPYISQWVRSHRDLPLRVNQWCSVVRWEATETKPFFRTKEFLWQEGHTAHATREDAWEETLTRLDQYESVYEDLLALPVLKGQKPDHDKFPGADTTTTVEALMPDGKSVQGATSHHLGRSFAEAFDITYSDEDEEERTAHTTSWGLSWRALGALIMTHSDEQGLVLPHTVAPTQVVVVPIWQADTKTDVLDYAEGVADDLDDAGIRVELDDRDERNPGFKFNEHELNGVPLRIEIGPNEVEDGELTLVHRPDGESVEVDRDGVADTVRDGFDEIYAKLYATAEETLDDGVREADDRADILGTLGQHGGYVKAPWCGDEACEEPIKEPLAAEIAMVPFEDDDPLVDGDHGETCAICDDDAERTAYFAKTY is encoded by the coding sequence ATGAGCGACGACGACCAAGAGCTCGGGATCACCGAGTCCAAGACGCACAACACCGGCGAGTGGTACGCCGAGGTCGTACAGAAGGCGGGGTTGGCCGACTACGGTCCCGACGGGATGAGCGGCTTCATCGTCACCCGCCCGCGGGCGTACGCGGTCTGGGAGCGGCTCCAGGGATTCCTCGACGCGAAGTTCAAAGAGACCGGCGTCCAGAACGCCTACTTCCCCCTGTTCATCCCCGAGTCGTACCTCGAACGGGAGAAGGACATCGTCGAGGGGTTCGACCCCGAGGTGGCGTGGGTCGACGAGGCCGGCAACGAGGAGCTCGAAGAGCGGCTCGCGGTCCGGCCCACCTCCGAGTCGATCATCACGCCGTACATCAGTCAGTGGGTGCGGAGCCACCGCGACCTCCCATTGCGCGTGAACCAGTGGTGTTCCGTCGTCCGGTGGGAGGCGACGGAGACGAAGCCGTTCTTCCGCACGAAGGAGTTCCTCTGGCAGGAGGGCCACACCGCCCATGCGACACGCGAGGACGCGTGGGAGGAAACGCTGACCCGGCTCGACCAGTACGAGTCCGTCTACGAGGACCTGTTGGCGCTGCCCGTGCTGAAGGGCCAAAAGCCCGACCACGACAAGTTCCCGGGCGCGGACACGACGACGACCGTCGAGGCGCTGATGCCAGACGGAAAGTCGGTCCAGGGGGCCACCTCCCACCACCTCGGTCGGTCGTTCGCGGAGGCGTTCGACATCACCTACTCCGACGAGGACGAGGAGGAACGGACCGCACACACCACCTCGTGGGGACTCTCATGGCGGGCGCTCGGCGCGCTGATCATGACGCACTCCGACGAGCAGGGGCTCGTCCTCCCGCACACGGTCGCGCCCACGCAGGTCGTCGTCGTCCCGATCTGGCAGGCGGACACGAAAACCGACGTGCTCGACTACGCCGAGGGCGTGGCCGACGACCTCGACGACGCCGGGATCCGGGTCGAACTCGACGACCGCGACGAGCGCAACCCCGGGTTCAAGTTCAACGAACACGAGCTGAACGGCGTCCCGCTCCGGATCGAGATCGGTCCCAACGAGGTCGAGGACGGCGAACTCACGCTCGTTCACCGGCCGGACGGCGAGAGCGTCGAGGTCGACCGCGACGGGGTCGCGGACACCGTCCGCGACGGGTTCGACGAGATCTACGCCAAGCTGTACGCGACCGCCGAGGAGACCCTCGACGACGGCGTCCGCGAGGCCGACGACCGCGCGGACATCCTCGGGACGCTCGGCCAGCACGGCGGCTACGTGAAGGCGCCGTGGTGCGGCGACGAGGCCTGCGAGGAGCCGATCAAGGAGCCGCTGGCCGCCGAGATCGCGATGGTCCCGTTCGAGGACGACGACCCCCTCGTCGACGGGGACCACGGCGAGACGTGCGCGATCTGCGACGACGACGCCGAGCGGACCGCGTACTTCGCGAAGACGTACTGA
- a CDS encoding rubrerythrin-like domain-containing protein, with translation MCQECVRTSMRPQSEHTEKEVYECFECGRRTDSPGQCECGGELLHLGRSRDL, from the coding sequence ATGTGTCAAGAGTGCGTACGAACGAGTATGCGACCACAGTCAGAACACACCGAAAAAGAAGTGTACGAGTGTTTCGAATGCGGGCGGCGAACGGATTCGCCCGGTCAGTGCGAGTGCGGCGGAGAACTGCTCCACCTCGGTCGGTCGCGGGACCTGTGA
- a CDS encoding peptide ABC transporter ATP-binding protein, which produces MNESDSGRRLSVETEDLTLSVDGVDATVHATDRRIFVEVERVRDALRVARRLPDDSVSNRAVAELVRAGLTVEVRVRGRTVAAAGSDARPGPLSHRLGVAPAELRLAGAVGAGYGGLSAAVRRAQRLFG; this is translated from the coding sequence GTGAACGAGAGTGACTCGGGACGGCGGCTCTCGGTCGAGACCGAGGACCTGACGCTGTCGGTCGACGGCGTCGACGCGACGGTCCACGCGACGGACCGGCGGATCTTCGTCGAGGTCGAACGCGTCCGCGACGCCCTCCGGGTCGCCCGCCGGCTCCCGGACGACTCCGTCTCGAACCGTGCGGTCGCGGAGCTAGTGCGCGCGGGTCTCACCGTCGAGGTCAGGGTCCGCGGTCGCACGGTCGCGGCCGCGGGCTCGGACGCGCGCCCCGGCCCGCTCTCGCACCGCCTAGGGGTCGCCCCGGCGGAGCTGCGGCTCGCGGGAGCCGTCGGCGCCGGCTACGGCGGGCTCTCGGCGGCGGTGCGCCGAGCGCAACGGCTGTTCGGCTGA